A region of the Mangifera indica cultivar Alphonso chromosome 10, CATAS_Mindica_2.1, whole genome shotgun sequence genome:
CCTGGTTCTTTGCTCTGGGAAGGTGTGTCATTCTGTTTGTGCCACACTTTATGTctgaaatttttagttaatgCTGAATGGTCTtgcatattttgttattttacatatttttgttacatgGCCAAGGGAGCATACTATATGTTTGTGTTTgacataataattaatcacaaaagaaaaatggttCATTAGATCGAAATGGTTACTGTTTATTGTGGGATTTGCTTTTTGATACATTCGCAATCTTGCTTGCAGGTTTATTATGAACTTGATGAAGAGCGAAGGAAGAAGAATGCAAGTGACATTGCAATTTGTAGGGTGGAACAGCTTTGCCCATTTCCATATGATCTCATTCAGCGTGAACTTAAGAGATACCCAAGTACGTCTTCTGACTACTGACCAAAGAGTATTGTGTGCATTATTTATAATGGAGAAGCCAcatctttttttctccttctagATGTTTTTATTGATAACGTGGATTACCTGCATCATCATTTCTGTTTATTGTTATCATCAGTGTCTTTTGACTGAAGCATTCAATTGTATTCTCCTGCATTAGTATCTTGCATGATCACTGCATTCTTCTTCTTGTCTTGAAATTAATGGTATTGAAACAAAATTTGTGAGATTATGAAATGTCTGCTCAcagtaatataaattaatactgaAAGGTTCTAATGGAATATCACGAGATAAGAGATGAAGATCtaaactaagttttaaaaatgaaagtagTGAAATCGTTTTAGAATTTAGCTAGTTTTTCTGATTGTAGTAAAGGAGTTGCtcgttaaattttttaatagtgaATTTAGTAGGCTTTGTTAGTGAGCCTACATGTTGCCGTTCAATTTATTTGATGACTTCGTTTTTTCCATTTCTTATTTCATTACGCAAATTTTATCGAGATAATGAGGctgatttgttttaattttggttgtttCAGATGCTGAGATAGTTTGGTGCCAGGAAGAGCCAATGAACATGGGTGCATACAGCTATATCGTAGCCCGCCTTGGCACTGCCATGAAAGCACTGAGCAGAGGAACCATAGAGGACATCAAATATGTTGGCCGTGCTCCTTCAGCTGCCACAGCCACTGGTTTCTATCAATTTCATGTGAAGGAACAAACCGAGCTTGTGCAGAAAGCCATTCAACCTGAACCAATCAACTACCCTTTCTAAAATTCCTCTAAACCCTTGAAAACAGTATAAAAATACTAATGATTTGCTCCAAAAATAACCTGTGGTGCtctctgaaattttttatttctatttcctCTGTTGTTTGATGCTTGTCATTAAGCCTGTAATCTTCAAAACACCACGGAAATCATTGAAAACTGAGAATCCCCATGCCAAATATGATATTCAGGCACTACTGTTGTAGTGTTTTTGACTGTAATAATGTTGTTGAGATGAATagacttataattaaatttcagtttcttttttctgtcaattatatttttaattattattaatttcttcaCCTTTATTTCTGTAAGTAAGTTGGTAGGAAGTGTGTAGTTTTGCTTTCGATAGCCTATAAACCGATCAACTCCAAGAGCAAAATAAGAAACCCAAAGAGAActttaatcttttgtttttggCTTGAGCatatatcacatataaaaaatattgacaaaatttctcaagaaattgATAATCATGTAAAAATTGatgattgaatttaattttttaaaattataaatcaaatagtCAAGCAGAAGGTTAGTTGATTAAAACTTAAAACTcctattattgatttaaatattatgttcgacaataaaaaattgatactGTGCATGAGCCTTCGCCCTGCTGATAGTCTTCAAATCAACAGGCTGTAGCAGCCATTTTTGAGGCTACTACCAGCATGGGCAGACTTATGGCcctcatttaaaataaaatagaggCATATGTAATTTACAATAAAGTGAAGCAGGGTTTGGCAAGGCACCTAGAGAAGCtatctttataatatattaatatgagGAGATTATTGTGAAATTATGCAAGTAGACATGCATATAATTAGATAAGATACATACATACGGGAAAACtatattaagatatatatatatttttttaatgaagaatcttatttaaattagaCTATCATTTTAGAGTCAAACCATGTAAGAGGAGATTTGAACCCTGCTCTCGTGCTTGGAACCCTTGCTCTCATAATAGTATACTTTGCATGAATATCAAGTTTGTTGTGAGTGGGGTTGAGGGTTAGCTGATAGCTGTGGTGGGTGAACCAAAAAAGAAATGTTTTGCCCTTGCTTTTCAAGGCCTTGGCAGAATTTGGggtatgatttttatttttttataaacttttcaaGGCAACTTGAACCAACTTGCTTTAGGCGAAGTCGAACTAAAGCTTAAGCTTGAAATCTATTTAGCTTATCAAGCTTGTgagtcaaaaaattttaatttaaataaattaaaacaacatcgttaTAACTAATACACATCAACATAACATTGTTTTGATCTTTTTTGTTCGGCTATAGTATTAAACAGAGTTTAGTTTATTTCGGCTCCATATTgtaaccaaactcaaactcaactcccCTCAACACAAGCTAAGCTCAAACTGGTTTGAAGAGAACTCAGCAAGCTCAAGATCGGCTCCCCTCAAGTCAAGCCGAACTCAAGTTGGTCCGAACTCGAACTTGGCTTGACTTAAATCAAGCCCTAGAAGAGCAGTGCATCACCAGCTCCGATTCCACCAGTATCAGAGAAGAATGCATTTTTGCATTGCACAACAAACACAGAGAAGGCACCTCTGGTGCTTCAAACATACACATTCATAATACAAAGAGGTTACTTTTAACAGAAGATACAACTGTCCTGAACCAAGAACACGCTAAAAGAGtctaaattgattaaaaataaaaaagtccgGATACCCATTCACCGAAAAGCTGAAGTTCACGGATACAGCtaccaacaaaaacaaattacacAGCTTAACCCAATTCAACCACAGATACCAGAGTCTCACCTCAAGAGGAGATGGCAATGTCATCCTTCCCATAGATACGCTGAAGTTCACGGGTGGCAGCTTGATATGAGGCTGAGAAGAAAAGCAGATTTGGTTGAGAGAATACTTTCTTACATTATTAAGTAATGAGAGTCACTCTGATTCATCTAAACTTGAATCACTTGAAACAAACGAATGTTTTCGACCTTACCTTTCCAGATGAGGAAATTTTTCTGATTAATTATTGAACCAGTCACAGTTTGAATTACTTCAAATAGCTTCTCCTGAGGAGTACTCTTCAGCTCTTGCACAACTGCATATATGGTCTTTCCATTCTCAAAGTATATGTGATTGTTGGGGTGTTTGGACTTGCAATTAGTGTGACGCTCAAACTCATAAGCATTCACAGCCTGCTTAATACAATTTTAAGGTACTTAAACCGAATATGTATTGGTTAACATAAATGAAGCTGAAATGTACAGAGTTGCATACCTTGCTGAAGTTGCAGTCTTTGCAGCCGCATAAATACCCAGTTCCTTTAATAGTTCCTTTAAGACTTTTCTGCCCAGAGAGTGAGTCAAACAATATCAAAAAGGGTAGCAGTGATATGCACATTCTTTCtaaatatgaaacaaattttaGCATAGGAAATAAAACGCACCTCTCTTGTCCAGGAGACATACTTGACAGGAACACCATCAAACATACCAGTTGATAGCAAACTTTTGACATTTGAGGGGAAGCTGTTCACAGGTACCTTCTTAGCAGTCTTCGGCTCTTTATTTTTAGGTAGTATATCAGTTTTAGTATTTGAATTGGAAGAGCTATTGCCAACGGAATTCACATTTGACTCAACCAAATCATTCTGGCCCAGTTCTTCTGAAGCTGGAGCTGAGCTCTGAGTACTCATCAACAAATCATAGCCGCTAATGATATTCCCAGAGGGATTTGCCTCAGTTTCATCTTGAAAAACTCTGAAACATAACGGATGTGTCTCACCCTTATTGTAGTTGTGGTCCATGGACAGAACTCCAGAATCCCCTTTGTTTTGAGTGGAATCCACAGATGTGATGTTGGAATCTGGCTTGTCATACGTTGTAGCAATTGCCATGATATTATCAGTTCCCTCACTGTAGGAAGAATTTATTGAAATGAAATTCTCATTTGTGTTATCATGGTTGTGGCCCATTGAAATAAAATTCCCATGCTCTTTGTTATAGGAGGAATCCATTGATATGACATGGCTACCTCCCTTTTCAGAAGGCTGACTGCTGGATAAAAAATTGCTGTCCCCTTTGTCAAAGGTCTGACCTGTTGATAACATACTCTCATTTCTCTTGGGATAATTGTAACCCATTGATATGAAATTCTCATCTCCCTTGTTCAAGCTGTCAAAAATGGTGTCGACCTTATTAAGGGTGTGGCCCATTGATATGGTATTCTCATCTGAATTATTGTTAATTGGACCCAATGATATAGTGCTGCTATCAATCTTATGATAGGTAGAACCCATTGAAATTCTGCAATCATCTCCCCTACTATAGGAGTGCCCAATGGGTGCTGATGAGCCATTGCCATAGTCCCTAACTTGATTGACTCTAACCTTTCTGATTCCACCAACACTGAAACCTGAAGGGTCTTCAACAAAATGAGACATAGACAAACCCCTTGATGAATTATTATAGTGATCCTGAAAATCCTTTCTTCCCATATTTGAACTTCCACCATTAACAGAAGGAATATTCATATCAACCAGATTGACAGTCTGTACAGGCTCCGATCCAAATAGGCGTTCAGGGAATTTCCCCGTGACTGACTGAAAACTAGAAGTGTTATGCCATGGAGAAACATACATATGTGGAATCTCCAAAATTGTTCTGCTGTTAACAGCATCTACTGCTTGCTTCTTGTTACTGAATAGCTCTGGTGTGGTAGCATCCATGTACCACTGATGACCACGCTTAGCTTCAGTTCTAGCGGAATTATCAAAGCCCATCTCTGCATCAGTTAGACACCCAGCATCTCTTGGCATCCAAAGGCCTTTGTGCTGGAAAGACTGCCACGAAGAAACtgtaagaaaatttgattgactgGAAGTCACAATATTAACTAACAACAGTGGCAAACAAATAAGAAGCTGGTTATgccacaaaattataattaaaagaataatataatctaaGAAGTAATGGAggaaacacaaaagaaaaaagaagaaaataatacacattaagaaaagaagaaaaacgcCATATATTTTGAGAAatactaattgatatttattttatgaaacatAAGGTATTAATACATTCggtatatcttttttttttttccctcttggCTCTTGCACCTTCTTGCACATTCTACATTTGATAGAAGCCTCAGTAATCTCTAAGAGTTTACAAACATTTGTATCACAACAATTGAATATTAATCATAAGTATATCTTAATGAGGCTAAAAATTCTCATAAAGAATATCTCTCCATAAAATGGAGAGATGATAATTCACTGGAATTCCTAAAGCTAATTGTCTTCAAAATCTCGTGTGTCTAGATATTTGGCAGCCCAATATCAGAACCATATTACCATATCACTCAGTAAATTTTCTCCCAACATGTTATACCAAAATGGAACCATACTAACAAATAACAATGACCTAATACAAATGCAATGAAACTTAATAACCACCCACCATCTAGGAGCTTATAGTCACGTGTTAAACCTTGTGCCTCAAAACTATTCATCTACAAAATCTCCCGCATTTACACTTTTGGCAGCTCATTATTAGACCCATATTACAATATCACCCACAATATTATTTCTCCAAACTTCTTATACCAAAAAGAAACTATACTGACAACAATTACCTAATACATATACAATGAAACTAAATAATCATCCACAAATTTAGCAGCTTATAGTCACTTGCTAAACCTTGTGCCTGCAATTCTAAAGTAATGAacttacaaaataattaaaacaaattcaatcacCATAATTACATGTTTTAGATTAAACAGAAACTTTATTACCTTAGTATCCACAAACAATCTCAGATTAAATCCAAAAACATCGACCAGTACAAAAAACAATTATGAATTACCTAAACAAATGCAATGAAACTTAATAATCATCCACCAATCTCATATTAAAGTTCCATTTCTTTCAAGCTTTAGATTGAACATAACCCTGATTAACTTTTCTTAAAATTCATATCCAAACACAATCTCAGAATAAATCTGAAAACTTTGACCAGTCAgaacattattattaaaattacatggAATAGTTACTTATCATTTACAATGCTGCACAACAACAAAATCTCAAACATAGCATACACATTAAACAACAATCAAACAGACACAAAAGATAATGTcataatcattcaaaaatttacGAAAGAAACGGAAACTTTCAATTCTCAATATAGCATTTGCATGCAAAAGCTCTCAAAGCCTACCATCTCCGCTGCTGCAACTCAACTACTCAACTGCTTCAAAACCCGCACAATCTTAATCCTTATACTATACCGTTTTGTCTAATCATCCGCTGCCACCAAAATCTGACAAAAATAcaattaagaaaaacaaataaacaaggACGAAaacctaacatttcatttaaatcaacaaaattattaaaaaaaaaattcaaacctcaaTTTAAACAACATGCAGTTTATGCTTCAAGGAGAGAAACGACACCTGGTTGTAAAGACATAAACATTAACTATAATTCAAAAATCCATCTACATAAACATGCACAAACACACCTTCAAACAGTGATCAATGAAGgaattttatcttgtttaaagaaaaactaGGTCCACTAAGACTTTTCGGATTGATCGCCGGAGATGATTTCCTGCGCCGgaaagtttttttaaactttaatttcttATTCAGTTTATTATTTTCAGGGGTACAGGGAACTTGGGGAGTGACTTGAGTAAGAAATGCTAGCTCAGAAGAGGAGAGTTCGGATTTTTACTATGAGGAGAGAAAGATATTGTACAGCATCTCtgggaaaattatttattccCAGTTTCATCGAGATCGTTCAATTCGATTCGATTGTGATTCTGAGGGAATCCTGACCGTTGAAAGTGGTTACTGTATTTCAAGGAATTTTGTAATGGAATTCAAAGAAGTCAAGTTTTGTAATGATACTATACAATGTGTGGATTCCACGTGGATGAACTCATAGGTTTACACGTGCGACGTACTAGGTTGCTTGCATCACCGGAGAGCTATTATTTGTACCGTGAAAAGGGATGTTAAGTGCTTGATTGCAAGCCAATGATCGCCACGTCATAATTCAAGGGGCTTAGGAAAAGTATTACACATACGTGATTATAACcctgtaattattttaaatcgGACCGAGAAGTCTGAAAATGTTCTTATCCTAGAAATAAggattaattttcattaatattatttcaaaagCCTAtagactatttcccaccgaaGATTGGTAGAAAGACAAAAATACATTTAcaggaatttaaaattttaaatatttatttaaagttagttcacttttatatatctaaagattttttattaaagttagaaataaaattattattttatcaataatattaaaataaataaaattatatcttatttattcctcttgatttgaaaaaataataatttttttaaaattaaattttaaaaaattcacttttctttcGAGGGTTTGATATCTTAAAATCTAACCACTTTTTTTAGTGAACAGTAGTTTTCCTCTTCGACATTTCTCCTCTAAAGGAAAAAACTTTCGTTTTGATGACGAATGTCCTCCTTTGTCATCCCTAGGTTTGGCTTGAAGTTGTTGTTCGTTGTCCTTAGGAGAAAAGAGAGACGAAAATGGAGATGGTGGGCTGGTCTGAGTTGGAAACCGATAATCGTGGGTAGGCGAATAGTGGTTTCCTTGTTCCACATTTCTCCCATAAAGGAAAAAACTTTCATTTCGATGACGAATGTCCTCCTTTGTCATCCTTAGATTTGGGGTAAAGTTGTCGTTCGTTGTCCTTAGGAGAAGGGAGACGAAAATGGAGATGGTGGGCTGGTCTAAGTTGGAAACCGACAATCGCAAGTAAgcgaagagatgaagaaaaaaacttaaggATTTTAGAGGagtaaattttcaaagttaagatttgagataaaatatcaatttttaaaacttaaaaaatatatatatattttttaatattattattagaatgatggtttatttttatatttaacaaaaatttaaagatgagtaagtatttaaattttcaaactctgaCAAATATAGTTTTGCCCTTTCACCAAACCTTAGATTGGAAATAGTCGTTGGGCctatttcaaaatcattatttattatcattatcaatttcattaaattaagcagaatttgtttgcttttataaattcaagcttTAATAGCTTTGTGTCTGAGTTGGTGGAAACTTGAGTGTGACAACAAATGACTCCacattttgtaaataaaataccAATTTTAACCACTCTTCATTTATGGTGAGAAAAATTATGGTAATAATATGCTCAACAAGTTTAATGGACTAATATTCAATCTTGGccattaattttatttccatcTCCATAACATCATGCATCATCCTTATGTAATATTACGAAGTGCGCTCAGTAAATCGATGTTTTAGGTATGTGTAAAGatgcaattttaaaaaaccccatgatttttattaaagaaattataatttctctctaatttaatttgaattatttaatggGGAATCTAAAATTGAGTGCCCAATAAGAACGAACACCAGAGAGCTATAGCGTCTGATTTAAAGCCTTTTGGACTCAAATTTTGGGCCCTTCCAACTTCTTTGCCATGGGCTTACAAGGGAAAAAGAGACTGAAATATATGAGATTTTCCCTAATTATCATAATACGATTTACTTAATAAGAAAGTGATTAGTTCTTAATTACAGGTACTTatctctaaaattaaatttttttttaatatttatttatattac
Encoded here:
- the LOC123227935 gene encoding uncharacterized protein LOC123227935 isoform X1, whose translation is MSFQHKGLWMPRDAGCLTDAEMGFDNSARTEAKRGHQWYMDATTPELFSNKKQAVDAVNSRTILEIPHMYVSPWHNTSSFQSVTGKFPERLFGSEPVQTVNLVDMNIPSVNGGSSNMGRKDFQDHYNNSSRGLSMSHFVEDPSGFSVGGIRKVRVNQVRDYGNGSSAPIGHSYSRGDDCRISMGSTYHKIDSSTISLGPINNNSDENTISMGHTLNKVDTIFDSLNKGDENFISMGYNYPKRNESMLSTGQTFDKGDSNFLSSSQPSEKGGSHVISMDSSYNKEHGNFISMGHNHDNTNENFISINSSYSEGTDNIMAIATTYDKPDSNITSVDSTQNKGDSGVLSMDHNYNKGETHPLCFRVFQDETEANPSGNIISGYDLLMSTQSSAPASEELGQNDLVESNVNSVGNSSSNSNTKTDILPKNKEPKTAKKVPVNSFPSNVKSLLSTGMFDGVPVKYVSWTREKSLKGTIKGTGYLCGCKDCNFSKAVNAYEFERHTNCKSKHPNNHIYFENGKTIYAVVQELKSTPQEKLFEVIQTVTGSIINQKNFLIWKASYQAATRELQRIYGKDDIAISS
- the LOC123227935 gene encoding uncharacterized protein LOC123227935 isoform X2, with translation MPRDAGCLTDAEMGFDNSARTEAKRGHQWYMDATTPELFSNKKQAVDAVNSRTILEIPHMYVSPWHNTSSFQSVTGKFPERLFGSEPVQTVNLVDMNIPSVNGGSSNMGRKDFQDHYNNSSRGLSMSHFVEDPSGFSVGGIRKVRVNQVRDYGNGSSAPIGHSYSRGDDCRISMGSTYHKIDSSTISLGPINNNSDENTISMGHTLNKVDTIFDSLNKGDENFISMGYNYPKRNESMLSTGQTFDKGDSNFLSSSQPSEKGGSHVISMDSSYNKEHGNFISMGHNHDNTNENFISINSSYSEGTDNIMAIATTYDKPDSNITSVDSTQNKGDSGVLSMDHNYNKGETHPLCFRVFQDETEANPSGNIISGYDLLMSTQSSAPASEELGQNDLVESNVNSVGNSSSNSNTKTDILPKNKEPKTAKKVPVNSFPSNVKSLLSTGMFDGVPVKYVSWTREKSLKGTIKGTGYLCGCKDCNFSKAVNAYEFERHTNCKSKHPNNHIYFENGKTIYAVVQELKSTPQEKLFEVIQTVTGSIINQKNFLIWKASYQAATRELQRIYGKDDIAISS